The following proteins are encoded in a genomic region of Vicugna pacos chromosome 16, VicPac4, whole genome shotgun sequence:
- the LRRC37A gene encoding LOW QUALITY PROTEIN: leucine-rich repeat-containing protein 37A (The sequence of the model RefSeq protein was modified relative to this genomic sequence to represent the inferred CDS: inserted 2 bases in 1 codon), producing MKVLQAWKQSTSTKLIIEPEKVSLDTRSVSLPASMYEQPDFNDESDVVSAYSLSCDPQLFKAKRNHNLRGKGLLRGVSPSRPSSSAVRSLINSPSRGAISTSGELTSQENPSPELFSPSDPTTGKVXLPEGAISEVTVGTDVPSTYSVTAGNFVPTVQHTHKTQWEYHNVGTELPPKPTGFTFPGLSSLGDQFEIQVTQQLWSSIPKDDMRSLISHVIWTFKMVCSETYMKLACAKLFSRTGLLVVEHLPIWGKDNSRSPFLILNISL from the exons ATGAAGGTTTTACAAGCCTGGAAGCAGAGCACCAGCACCAAGCTGATTATTGAGCCAGAGAAGGTGTCCTTGGACACACGTAGTGTCAGCCTGCCAGCCTCCATGTATGAGCAGCCAGACTTTAATGATGAAAGTGATGTTGTCAGTGCA TACTCGCTCTCGTGTGATCCACAATTATTCAAGGCCAAAAGGAATCACAACTTGAGAGGGAAAGGGCTACTCAGGGGAGTATCTCCAAGCAGGCCTTCATCCTCTGCAGTGAGAAGCCTCATAAATTCTCCTTCACGAGGAGCTATTTCAACTTCAGGAGAACTGACTTCTCAGGAAAATCCTTCTCCAGAATTATTTTCTCCTTCAGACCCTACTACGGGAAAGGT ACTGCCGGAAGGAGCTATCTCTGAAGTCACTGTCGGTACGGATGTTCCCAGCACATATTCTGTTACTGCAGGCAACTTTGTGCCAACTGTTCAACACACCCACAAAACACAATGGGAATACCACAACGTGGGCACCGAATTACCCCCTAAACCCACCGGCTTCACTTTCCCAGGGCTTTCATCCTtgggtgatcagtttgaaattcaGGTAACCCAGCAACTATGGTCCTCCATCCCCAAAGATGACATGAGAAGCCTCATTTCCCATGTGATCTGGACTTTTAAAATGGTCTGCTCTGAGACCTATATGAAGCTAGCCTGTGCCAAGCTCTTCTCCAGAACAGGCCTCCTGGTAGTAGAACATCTGCCTATTTGGGGGAAAGATAATAGCAGGTCCCCATTTCTCATCTTAAACATATCTCTataa